In Blautia wexlerae DSM 19850, a single window of DNA contains:
- a CDS encoding cobalamin B12-binding domain-containing protein, producing the protein MTVLEQLRKTIEDGHPGETEKLVREALKQHIPAGRIVEEAMTPAMRTVGENYKSNGADIIKILAAARSVRKGFELLEEQDSQFGRRNIGTVILGTVEGDLHDVGKNLVAIMFRSAGFKVIDLGVDISEKQFLRAVKQNPDVSIVCISSLLSTSIPEMEQVVKSLKRSSSKHKFKIMVGGGAVTEQLAKNMGADAYTENCIEAVEVAKTFIV; encoded by the coding sequence ATGACAGTACTGGAACAGTTAAGAAAAACAATTGAAGACGGACATCCGGGGGAGACAGAGAAGCTGGTGAGGGAGGCATTGAAGCAGCATATTCCTGCAGGGCGGATTGTGGAAGAGGCCATGACTCCGGCTATGCGAACAGTGGGGGAGAATTACAAATCCAATGGTGCGGATATTATTAAAATTCTGGCAGCAGCCCGAAGTGTGCGCAAGGGTTTTGAATTGTTGGAGGAACAGGACTCGCAGTTTGGCAGGAGGAATATCGGAACTGTGATCCTTGGAACGGTGGAAGGTGATCTGCATGATGTAGGTAAGAATCTGGTTGCGATCATGTTTCGTAGTGCCGGATTTAAGGTGATCGATCTGGGAGTGGATATTTCTGAGAAGCAGTTTCTGCGTGCAGTGAAGCAGAATCCTGATGTGTCGATCGTGTGTATCTCCTCGCTTTTGAGTACTTCAATCCCGGAGATGGAGCAGGTGGTGAAGTCTCTGAAACGAAGCAGTAGTAAGCATAAATTTAAGATTATGGTTGGTGGAGGTGCAGTAACGGAGCAGCTGGCGAAGAATATGGGAGCAGATGCCTATACAGAGAACTGTATTGAGGCTGTGGAAGTTGCGAAGACGTTTATTGTGTGA
- a CDS encoding PucR family transcriptional regulator, which yields MQLSSVYLYEKIKEKYEITERGTLSGSDGYLRPFLCYEKKETFRHGHVYVVQRYDKEWESAVLTAENILWVFCGREEIDAASEELQQIPYIHIALDSLEEIAEFMNDVQEIFDAADEWERKLHNLMLEHAGMDRLLQVTSEFLQNPMTVTGLDFTFVAEAGSEYLPPRARLYTDDGLNMEYVNALLQNETYRDMADTHEYVMFPAYISGCRSMNRNLFVDGKATHRLVLTECRSEITLRVICVLDILVEKLEYLLAHEAEEEDPDRDMEQIFVRILSDRTADYMQVSRELSELGWSGNHEYMCLILQITYLNQQNLSTKAICRYIKKKFEDSVSFLYQDEIVAFFDLTRLGKSQEEVAGKLVYFIRDTYLKAGYSRVMTGHMSLRRQYVQAKTALDVGSRKKPYLWIHYFGQVALTYILEQATRRLPGTMICHEGLLELKKHDEENQTQYMETLRVYLEQHLSATQAARELFIHRSTFLYRLDRIKEILQSELDDPEEIFYLELSFRLLEQEREKE from the coding sequence TTGCAGCTGTCATCAGTTTATTTATATGAAAAAATAAAAGAGAAATATGAAATTACGGAAAGGGGAACTTTATCCGGTTCAGACGGATATCTGCGCCCCTTTTTGTGTTATGAAAAAAAAGAAACATTTCGACATGGGCATGTTTATGTGGTACAGAGATATGACAAAGAGTGGGAATCGGCAGTTCTGACTGCTGAAAATATACTCTGGGTATTTTGTGGGAGAGAGGAAATTGATGCTGCATCAGAAGAGCTTCAGCAGATTCCGTATATTCATATTGCACTTGATAGTCTGGAAGAAATAGCAGAATTTATGAATGATGTGCAGGAGATTTTTGATGCGGCTGATGAATGGGAACGGAAGCTCCATAATTTGATGTTAGAACACGCCGGAATGGACAGGCTTTTGCAGGTGACATCGGAATTTCTGCAGAATCCGATGACTGTAACAGGACTGGATTTTACCTTCGTGGCGGAAGCGGGAAGCGAGTATCTGCCGCCGAGGGCGCGGCTGTATACAGATGACGGGTTGAATATGGAATATGTAAATGCGCTTCTGCAGAATGAGACTTATCGAGATATGGCAGATACGCATGAATATGTGATGTTTCCGGCTTACATCAGTGGATGTCGTTCGATGAACAGAAATCTGTTTGTGGATGGGAAAGCAACTCACAGGCTGGTTTTGACTGAGTGCAGATCAGAGATTACACTGAGAGTTATCTGTGTACTGGATATTCTGGTGGAGAAACTGGAGTATTTGCTTGCGCATGAAGCGGAGGAAGAGGATCCGGACAGGGATATGGAGCAGATTTTTGTCAGGATTTTGTCGGACAGAACTGCGGATTATATGCAGGTGAGTAGAGAACTGAGTGAACTGGGATGGAGTGGAAATCATGAATATATGTGCCTGATCCTGCAGATTACCTATCTGAATCAGCAGAATCTTTCCACAAAGGCAATCTGCCGATATATTAAGAAGAAATTTGAGGATTCTGTGAGTTTTCTTTATCAGGATGAAATTGTGGCGTTTTTTGACCTTACCAGACTTGGAAAAAGTCAGGAGGAAGTAGCCGGAAAACTGGTTTATTTTATCAGGGATACTTATCTGAAAGCCGGATACAGCAGGGTGATGACAGGACATATGAGTCTGAGACGGCAGTATGTGCAGGCGAAGACGGCTCTGGATGTAGGAAGCCGTAAGAAGCCTTATCTGTGGATTCATTATTTCGGTCAGGTGGCATTGACTTATATTCTGGAACAGGCAACAAGAAGACTGCCGGGAACAATGATCTGTCATGAAGGGCTGCTGGAATTGAAGAAGCATGATGAGGAGAATCAGACTCAGTATATGGAGACATTGAGAGTGTATCTGGAGCAGCATCTCAGTGCAACTCAGGCGGCAAGGGAATTGTTTATCCACCGCAGTACGTTTCTTTACAGGCTGGACAGGATTAAGGAAATCCTGCAGTCTGAGC